The Candidatus Limnocylindrales bacterium genome contains a region encoding:
- a CDS encoding glycosyltransferase family protein, with protein sequence MKSVIKSREQRIAYFISPHGFGHAARSAAVMQALQEQNPGIQFEIFTRVPAWFFRESWIENFNYHPLLTDIGLVQKTPLIEDLGETVRQLNHLLPFDFSQIQNLAEWINRLNCQLVVCDIAPMGIAVAKEAGIPSVLIENFTWDWIYEGYLAQEPGLSSQINYLQGLFNQVNYRIQTEPVCAYRSADLITPPVSRKVRTPPLQIREKLGISPQDRMVMITMGGIPDQYRFLEELERQHDVYFVIPGAGESLEIRGTLILLPHHSNFYHPDLIHACDAVVGKLGYSTLAEVYYAGVPFGYVIRSKFRESQVLAAYVHRKMRGLAFAETEFQNGNWLSGLSELLALPRIYPDHPNGATQIANFIRPLLDLIGSSTS encoded by the coding sequence ATGAAATCGGTTATAAAGTCTAGAGAACAACGTATCGCATATTTTATCTCTCCCCACGGTTTTGGCCATGCAGCCAGGTCGGCTGCGGTCATGCAAGCCTTACAGGAGCAAAATCCAGGGATTCAATTTGAGATTTTTACCCGGGTACCGGCCTGGTTTTTCCGAGAATCCTGGATAGAAAATTTTAATTACCACCCTTTGTTAACAGATATTGGACTCGTACAGAAAACCCCCTTGATAGAAGATCTTGGGGAAACAGTCCGGCAATTAAATCACCTCCTGCCGTTTGATTTTTCTCAAATTCAGAACCTGGCAGAATGGATTAACAGGCTAAACTGCCAGCTTGTGGTCTGTGATATTGCCCCCATGGGGATTGCCGTAGCCAAAGAAGCCGGAATTCCTTCCGTATTGATCGAAAACTTTACCTGGGATTGGATCTATGAAGGATACCTGGCTCAGGAGCCCGGATTAAGTTCTCAGATAAACTACCTGCAGGGGTTATTTAACCAGGTAAATTACCGTATTCAAACGGAACCTGTCTGCGCCTATCGCTCAGCCGATCTTATAACCCCACCGGTGAGTCGGAAAGTCAGAACCCCTCCCCTCCAAATTCGGGAGAAATTAGGGATATCTCCCCAGGACAGGATGGTTATGATCACCATGGGGGGAATCCCCGATCAATACAGATTTCTAGAGGAATTGGAGCGCCAGCACGATGTTTATTTTGTGATTCCTGGAGCCGGGGAATCCTTGGAGATTCGAGGCACCCTCATCCTTTTACCCCACCATTCTAATTTTTACCACCCGGATCTGATCCATGCCTGCGATGCCGTTGTCGGTAAATTGGGATATAGCACCCTTGCAGAGGTTTATTATGCCGGGGTTCCTTTTGGTTATGTTATACGATCCAAATTTCGGGAGTCTCAGGTACTGGCCGCCTATGTACACCGCAAAATGAGGGGTTTAGCCTTTGCAGAAACGGAATTTCAAAACGGAAACTGGTTGTCAGGCTTATCAGAGCTGTTGGCTTTACCTCGAATTTATCCGGACCATCCCAACGGAGCCACCCAGATCGCGAATTTTATTCGCCCATTACTCGATCTTATCGGTTCCTCCACTTCCTAG
- a CDS encoding D-alanyl-D-alanine carboxypeptidase family protein, with protein sequence MKQQSLRFSLIFIAIFSLLLFDPSPASAFRSVEGSTLSKTSRKSKPLSSSARERQKDVTLHKKTYSKKIARNYKRTSYKKRLYAQKRSSKRASGKAYKAAIVMNANTGEVLFKDNPRERLLPASLTKMMVTLVAMDKVRQGTIHLTDKVSISKDASWVEGSRINLRPGEVLTLEELLEAVLIRSANDAAVAVAEYIAGNQENFVRLMNAYAQKLGMKDTLFVNVHGLPSENGYDNVSSAYDMAILARELIKYPKVLQWSSKPAVKIRNGRYRITSTNKLLKSFRGLDGLKTGYYRKAGFNLAATAKRNDLRLIAVTLGSPTSKARFNATRALLDAAFNYYQKKSIESRKSLHKVKLSTSLK encoded by the coding sequence ATGAAACAGCAGAGTTTAAGGTTTTCTTTAATTTTCATAGCCATTTTTTCTCTTCTACTTTTTGATCCTTCCCCAGCTTCGGCATTCCGATCGGTAGAGGGATCTACCTTATCTAAAACTTCCCGTAAGAGCAAACCTTTGTCCTCATCCGCACGGGAGAGACAGAAGGATGTAACGCTTCATAAAAAAACCTATTCTAAAAAGATCGCCAGAAATTATAAACGAACTTCCTATAAGAAAAGACTATATGCCCAGAAGCGCTCTTCTAAAAGAGCTTCAGGCAAAGCCTATAAAGCTGCTATTGTCATGAATGCCAACACAGGCGAGGTGCTGTTCAAGGATAATCCTCGTGAAAGGCTTCTTCCTGCCTCTTTGACCAAAATGATGGTGACCCTGGTGGCTATGGATAAAGTAAGACAGGGCACGATCCATCTCACGGATAAGGTCTCCATATCTAAAGATGCCAGTTGGGTAGAGGGAAGCCGAATTAATTTAAGACCCGGAGAGGTGTTAACTTTAGAAGAGCTATTAGAGGCTGTTTTAATCAGGTCTGCCAATGATGCCGCGGTAGCAGTAGCCGAATATATCGCCGGAAATCAGGAAAATTTCGTCAGACTTATGAATGCTTATGCCCAAAAGTTGGGCATGAAGGATACCCTTTTTGTAAATGTTCATGGCCTTCCTTCTGAAAACGGATATGACAATGTTTCCAGTGCTTATGATATGGCTATTTTAGCCAGGGAACTTATCAAATATCCTAAAGTTCTCCAGTGGAGTTCTAAACCGGCGGTTAAAATTCGGAATGGACGCTATCGAATTACCAGTACCAATAAACTCCTCAAATCTTTTCGAGGACTCGACGGACTTAAGACGGGCTACTACCGTAAGGCAGGCTTTAATCTTGCGGCAACCGCTAAACGGAATGATTTGCGCCTTATTGCGGTCACTCTGGGTTCTCCCACCAGTAAAGCCCGATTTAATGCAACCAGAGCCCTGCTAGATGCAGCTTTCAATTACTATCAAAAGAAGTCTATCGAATCTAGAAAATCCCTCCACAAGGTTAAACTCAGTACCAGTCTGAAGTAA
- a CDS encoding amidase, translating into MNLQEISSFNIRQLSTAFARKELSPVEVVQAIFSHISETNPRFHAFITILQESALQEAKEAEARFRSGNIFGPLQGIPIAHKDIIYTRGIPTTAASKAYADFIPSYDATVVTRLKAAGTILIGKTNLHEIAFGPTSAVSHYGPVRNPWNLEHIAGGSSGGSAVGVLVKLCWGATGTDTGGSIRVPASACGVVGIKPTYGRVSRHGVIPLAWTLDHIGPITGCVEDAALLLEAMAGYDPNDLTTSQQPVPNYIRSLTGDIRGLRIGVPKEYFFERAEDEVIQAVREAIRVLENLGAYPEEISLPHMKYAPLVRGAIIFAEASAYHEKALRTRWKDFSSDIQGKLTLGATIPARRYIQAQQARRLLERDFLNAFQRVDVIITPTLPVVPPKIGEEVVKIKGTETDIAGALIPFTFPYNATGLPAISVPCGFSASGLPIGLQIGGKPFDEETVLRVAYAYEQQTPWRNKKIPGR; encoded by the coding sequence ATGAACCTACAAGAAATCTCTTCCTTCAATATTCGCCAGCTTTCCACTGCTTTTGCCAGGAAAGAACTTTCTCCGGTAGAAGTCGTCCAGGCCATTTTCTCTCACATCAGTGAAACGAATCCCCGGTTTCATGCTTTTATTACCATTTTGCAGGAATCAGCCCTCCAAGAAGCTAAAGAAGCAGAAGCCAGGTTCCGTTCTGGTAACATTTTCGGTCCCTTACAGGGGATCCCCATAGCCCATAAGGACATTATTTATACCCGAGGTATTCCTACTACCGCAGCGTCCAAGGCTTATGCCGATTTTATTCCCTCGTACGATGCAACCGTGGTAACACGCTTAAAAGCTGCCGGAACGATTCTTATAGGTAAAACCAATTTACATGAGATTGCCTTTGGACCGACCAGCGCCGTATCCCATTACGGACCGGTGAGGAATCCCTGGAATTTAGAACACATTGCCGGGGGTTCCAGCGGGGGATCTGCCGTAGGAGTTCTCGTTAAATTATGCTGGGGGGCTACCGGAACCGATACCGGGGGATCTATTCGAGTCCCTGCTTCGGCGTGCGGAGTTGTGGGAATAAAACCGACTTACGGCAGAGTAAGTCGCCATGGAGTAATTCCTCTGGCCTGGACCCTGGATCATATAGGTCCGATAACGGGATGTGTGGAAGATGCCGCTTTGTTACTGGAAGCCATGGCCGGATATGACCCCAATGATTTAACCACCAGCCAGCAACCGGTTCCCAACTACATCCGGTCCCTTACCGGGGATATTCGAGGTCTCAGAATTGGGGTCCCCAAAGAGTATTTCTTTGAACGGGCCGAGGACGAAGTAATACAGGCAGTTCGCGAAGCCATCCGGGTATTGGAAAATCTGGGGGCCTATCCTGAGGAAATTTCGCTCCCACATATGAAATATGCCCCTTTGGTCCGCGGGGCTATTATCTTTGCAGAGGCTAGTGCTTACCATGAAAAAGCCTTGCGAACAAGATGGAAAGACTTCTCTTCCGATATTCAGGGTAAACTCACCCTGGGAGCAACCATTCCAGCCAGGCGCTATATTCAAGCCCAACAAGCAAGACGCCTGTTAGAAAGGGACTTTCTTAACGCTTTCCAACGTGTGGATGTGATCATCACCCCCACACTTCCGGTTGTTCCTCCCAAAATCGGTGAGGAGGTCGTTAAGATCAAAGGGACAGAAACCGATATAGCCGGAGCTCTTATCCCGTTCACTTTTCCCTATAATGCAACGGGTTTACCTGCTATCTCCGTTCCTTGTGGATTTTCAGCTTCGGGATTACCTATCGGGTTGCAGATTGGAGGAAAACCCTTTGACGAGGAAACCGTCCTTCGAGTTGCCTACGCCTATGAGCAGCAAACACCCTGGCGGAATAAGAAAATACCCGGTCGGTGA
- a CDS encoding Nramp family divalent metal transporter: MAKNIASRTAEEAFLGNLAPLKLATLPTFMGIFAYIGPGILWAALAQGSGELIWWPYLTAKYGAAFLGLLIPASMLQYWVNLEICRYTVATGETPMTGFSRVSRVYAWIMWIGIFIENAWFGAYASAGGTALAALTGFPSGWTPRGQSLFWGYLTIGIYLIALIFGRVVYNIIEKFSMVVVFITMTGIIFALFQEKVLAVSGDFFAALIPRLTLPSQVENWDPKDLNTLVTSIAFAGAGGFGQLFIGYWMRDKGIGMGKIIGRVTSPITGEAEAIPATGFFFTDTEENKRNYKGWVHYFSFENFIGVFLNFLTTMIMCWLAFALLLPEGKIPKGWEIAVVQSAFFEVAWGPIGKALFLIVAAAFLCDAWLQLTDGYSRVQADFFYSNIPGAQKLHYRTWYYIFVAIFTVLTVITMAMAQPGQLIVLRGVVSFLAMGFFCPGLIYLNYVLLPKVFPNWIKPHPITQILMGLCTLAYVGMGILYLYLTFQG, from the coding sequence ATGGCGAAAAATATAGCTTCTAGAACTGCTGAGGAGGCTTTCTTGGGAAATTTAGCTCCTCTTAAATTAGCAACACTTCCAACCTTTATGGGAATTTTTGCTTATATAGGACCCGGTATCTTGTGGGCTGCCTTGGCTCAGGGTTCTGGAGAACTTATCTGGTGGCCCTATTTGACGGCCAAGTATGGCGCTGCGTTCTTGGGTTTATTAATTCCGGCCTCTATGCTTCAATATTGGGTGAATCTAGAAATCTGTCGCTATACCGTTGCAACGGGTGAGACACCTATGACCGGCTTTAGTAGAGTCAGCCGGGTATATGCCTGGATCATGTGGATTGGAATCTTTATCGAGAATGCCTGGTTTGGTGCCTATGCTTCTGCCGGAGGTACTGCCCTGGCTGCCCTGACGGGATTCCCATCAGGCTGGACTCCGAGGGGTCAGTCTTTGTTCTGGGGTTACCTGACCATTGGGATCTATCTGATCGCCCTGATCTTCGGTCGAGTGGTCTACAATATTATTGAAAAATTTTCCATGGTGGTTGTGTTTATTACCATGACCGGGATTATTTTTGCTTTATTCCAGGAAAAAGTTCTTGCAGTAAGTGGGGATTTCTTTGCTGCTTTAATTCCTCGTTTGACCTTACCGAGCCAGGTAGAAAATTGGGATCCTAAGGATTTAAATACCCTGGTTACCAGCATTGCATTTGCCGGAGCAGGGGGTTTTGGTCAGTTATTCATCGGTTACTGGATGCGCGATAAAGGAATCGGAATGGGGAAAATTATCGGACGGGTTACTTCACCGATCACAGGGGAAGCGGAAGCAATCCCTGCTACGGGCTTTTTTTTCACGGATACCGAGGAAAATAAGCGAAATTATAAAGGCTGGGTCCATTATTTTAGTTTCGAGAACTTTATCGGAGTTTTTTTAAATTTCCTTACCACCATGATTATGTGCTGGCTCGCCTTTGCTCTTCTGTTACCGGAAGGTAAAATCCCCAAGGGATGGGAAATCGCCGTGGTGCAATCTGCCTTCTTTGAAGTGGCCTGGGGTCCTATAGGTAAAGCCCTGTTTCTCATTGTGGCTGCCGCTTTCCTCTGTGATGCCTGGTTACAACTTACCGACGGCTATTCCCGCGTCCAGGCCGATTTCTTTTACTCCAACATTCCGGGAGCTCAAAAACTCCATTACCGAACTTGGTATTATATCTTTGTAGCGATATTTACCGTATTAACCGTTATTACCATGGCGATGGCCCAACCCGGTCAATTGATTGTCCTTCGTGGGGTTGTTTCATTTTTAGCTATGGGTTTTTTCTGTCCGGGTCTTATCTATCTGAATTATGTCCTGCTTCCTAAAGTTTTTCCCAACTGGATCAAACCCCATCCCATCACCCAGATTTTAATGGGTTTATGTACTCTTGCCTATGTCGGTATGGGAATCCTCTATCTTTATTTAACTTTTCAAGGTTAG
- a CDS encoding amidase, translating into MNQEDLCFMPATDLVAAFLAKKLSPVEVMDAVIARIERINPIVNAFCTLTLEEARQKAKEAEVAIMRGDRLGPLHGVPVSIKDLVITKGVRTMRGSKIYENYIPDEDAPVVERLRDAGAIMLGKTTTPEFGWKGVTDSPVTGITRNPWNLERTCGGSSGGAGVAVAAGLGPIAQGSDGGGSIRIPSSFCGIYGLKPTYGRIAAYPPSAMETFSHLGPMTRTVKDAALMMQVMAGPDERDRLSLPAQNIDYLAATEGDIRGLRVAWSVDLGYAAVDPEVARITEAAAKVFIDLGCQVEAVDPGFGNPEPFFAIFWIGGIGTFISDYLPKWESQMDPGLLTFAEQLKSLTAKDYVQATFKRVEFWQKVRKFFEKYDLLLTPSVAVPPFQIGINSPPEIAGEKISWINWTPFTYPFNLTGQPAATVPCGWTQDGLPVGLQIVGRRYDEATVLRASAAFERAKPWANKRPKL; encoded by the coding sequence ATGAACCAAGAAGACCTCTGTTTTATGCCGGCAACCGACCTGGTAGCAGCTTTTCTGGCGAAGAAATTATCTCCTGTAGAGGTTATGGATGCCGTTATTGCACGGATTGAACGAATCAATCCCATAGTAAATGCTTTCTGTACCTTAACCCTGGAAGAGGCCCGTCAAAAAGCAAAGGAGGCTGAGGTAGCCATCATGCGAGGAGATCGCTTAGGGCCTCTGCATGGAGTTCCTGTCTCCATTAAAGACTTAGTTATTACCAAAGGGGTAAGGACCATGCGGGGATCTAAAATTTATGAGAATTATATACCCGATGAAGATGCCCCGGTGGTAGAGCGCTTGCGGGATGCCGGAGCCATTATGCTGGGTAAGACGACCACCCCAGAGTTTGGATGGAAGGGCGTGACCGATAGTCCGGTTACCGGCATCACACGTAACCCCTGGAATCTGGAACGGACCTGTGGAGGATCCAGTGGGGGAGCTGGGGTTGCCGTTGCGGCAGGTCTGGGGCCGATTGCCCAGGGTTCTGATGGTGGAGGATCGATTCGTATCCCCAGCAGTTTTTGTGGCATTTATGGTCTAAAACCTACGTATGGCCGGATAGCCGCTTATCCCCCCAGCGCTATGGAGACCTTTTCCCATCTGGGTCCGATGACCCGAACGGTCAAAGACGCAGCTCTTATGATGCAAGTCATGGCTGGTCCTGACGAGCGGGATCGCCTCTCTCTCCCCGCCCAAAATATAGATTATCTGGCCGCCACCGAGGGAGATATTCGCGGGCTCCGCGTGGCCTGGAGTGTCGATTTGGGTTATGCCGCTGTCGATCCGGAAGTGGCACGAATCACCGAAGCGGCTGCGAAGGTATTCATCGATTTAGGATGTCAGGTAGAAGCGGTCGATCCGGGATTTGGGAATCCAGAGCCCTTTTTTGCAATCTTTTGGATCGGAGGAATCGGTACCTTTATCAGTGATTACCTTCCCAAATGGGAATCCCAAATGGACCCGGGACTGCTTACGTTTGCCGAGCAACTCAAGAGTCTGACTGCAAAGGACTATGTCCAGGCTACTTTTAAACGGGTAGAATTCTGGCAAAAGGTCCGAAAATTCTTTGAGAAATACGATTTGCTTCTGACCCCTTCCGTTGCAGTACCTCCCTTCCAGATCGGGATCAACTCACCTCCGGAAATCGCAGGTGAAAAAATTTCCTGGATCAACTGGACGCCTTTTACCTATCCTTTTAATCTCACCGGACAGCCTGCTGCTACGGTCCCTTGTGGTTGGACCCAGGATGGGTTACCGGTTGGTCTACAAATTGTAGGTCGACGCTACGATGAAGCCACCGTACTCAGAGCCTCGGCGGCCTTTGAGAGGGCAAAACCCTGGGCAAATAAACGACCGAAGCTATAA